One Helianthus annuus cultivar XRQ/B chromosome 12, HanXRQr2.0-SUNRISE, whole genome shotgun sequence genomic region harbors:
- the LOC110907795 gene encoding uncharacterized protein LOC110907795 encodes MTNTRNQEVDTTLKPHDKAITDIQAALSTLMKQQEEILKVVHDKSVQSSGSSFGSFSGPDSDSRGSKPFRIGKIDFPKFSGEDVEGWVYRCEHFFAMDDTPDESKLRCAAVHLEGDALQWHRAYLKTRNATVAEVAWPDYVRLISARFSDALFEDPLEEMALLQQTGSLQELNTTFDSLLNKVTLSETQAVSLYIKALKPDIRGPVKMFRPRTLHEVYRLAKTQALNNETLEDKFAPGKWSGGAAKNNSNVKITPPTNAAKMPILPTPNRASTVNSRPANNQCRLTSKELEQKRAKGECFWCTEKFVPGHVCAKPRKQLYIIEADEEEEKSIEEGESDKEDETNHQISIHALTGIPSYSTMRVNGSMGTRQLHILIDSGSTHNFLKERLAKKLGCEVASIAPVTVGVADGKKLTSTQVCKEFQWNMQGNWFTTEVLLLPLESYDMILGVQWLLPLNDILWNFQKMTMKFELAGKGYELKGLQNNLFAVCSLEKVGKHARAGDLQLFSLHLTNGEQGDNYHSRVVNVPGGQEGTERWKELVARFASVFQVPKGLPPTRPFDHRIVLKEGTTPISVRPYRYPAVQKDIIEKTTRELLDSGVIQNSQSSFAAPVVLVKKKDGQWRMCMDYRRLNEATVKDKFPIPLIDELLDELAGASFFSKLDLRSGYHQVRMAVEDVPKTAFRTHEGHYEFLVMPFGLTNAPATFQALMNHIFKPMLRKGVLVFF; translated from the coding sequence ATGACGAACACTCGTAATCAAGAGGTCGATACCACCTTGAAGCCCCACGACAAGGCAATCACTGATATCCAGGCCGCTCTATCCACACTGATGAAGCAACAGGAGGAGATCCTGAAGGTTGTTCATGACAAATCGGTTCAGTCATCGGGCAGTTCTTTCGGGTCTTTTTCTGGTCCAGATTCCGATTCACGTGGTTCGAAGCCGTTTCGTATTGGTAAGATCGACTTCCCTAAGTTCTCAGGGGAAGATGTGGAGGGTTGGGTCTACCGTTGTGAGCACTTCTTCGCAATGGATGATACGCCAGACGAGTCCAAGCTTCGTTGTGCGGCGGTTCATTTGGAGGGTGATGCACTCCAATGGCATCGCGCATATCTGAAAACAAGGAACGCCACGGTGGCCGAGGTTGCTTGGCCGGACTATGTTAGATTAATTTCTGCGCGCTTTTCTGATGCGTTGTTTGAAGACCCTTTGGAAGAGATGGCGTTATTACAACAGACCGGATCGTTACAGGAGTTGAACACCACCTTTGACTCGCTATTGAACAAGGTTACTTTGAGTGAAACTCAAGCCGTGAGCTTATACATCAAAGCCCTCAAACCAGACATTCGGGGACCGGTAAAAATGTTTAGACCTCGTACGTTGCATGAGGTGTACAGATTGGCTAAAACCCAAGCCCTCAATAATGAAACCTTGGAGGATAAATTTGCACCCGGAAAATGGAGCGGGGGAGCCGCAAAGAACAACAGCAATGTAAAAATCACACCACCTACTAATGCCGCTAAAATGCCAATCTTGCCCACACCGAACCGAGCATCAACTGTAAATTCGCGGCCGGCTAACAACCAATGTCGCTTGACCAGCAAGGAATTAGAACAGAAAAGGGCGAAAGGGGAGTGCTTCTGGTGCACCGAAAAATTCGTACCGGGTCATGTGTGCGCGAAACCCCGTAAGCAACTTTACATCATCGAAGCGGATGAGGAGGAGGAGAAATCTATAGAGGAAGGGGAATCTGACAAGGAAGATGAGACAAATCATCAGATCTCGATTCATGCCTTAACCGGCATTCCGTCGTACTCGACAATGCGGGTAAATGGGTCGATGGGTACTCGCCAACTCCACATACTTATCGATTCGGGGTCGACACATAATTTTCTTAAAGAACGGCTGGCCAAGAAACTGGGGTGTGAGGTTGCATCGATAGCACCAGTGACTGTAGGGGTGGCGGATGGAAAAAAACTAACTAGTACGCAGGTGTGTAAGGAATTCCAATGGAACATGCAAGGAAACTGGTTCACAACCGAGGTACTTTTATTGCCGCTTGAAAGTTATGACATGATTCTAGGGGTGCAATGGTTGCTTCCTTTAAACGACATCCTATGGAATTTCCAAAAAATGACGATGAAGTTCGAACTCGCGGGTAAAGGTTATGAGTTAAAAGGACTGCAAAATAATTTGTTCGCGGTGTGTTCTCTGGAGAAGGTGGGTAAACATGCACGAGCCGGGGATTTACAACTGTTTAGTTTACACTTGACCAATGGCGAACAGGGGGATAATTACCACTCTCGTGTGGTGAACGTTCCGGGGGGACAGGAGGGAACCGAGAGATGGAAGGAGTTAGTGGCTCGGTTTGCATCCGTTTTCCAAGTGCCCAAGGGGTTACCGCCCACTCGACCGTTTGATCACAGAATAGTTCTAAAGGAGGGCACCACTCCTATTAGTGTTCGGCCGTATCGGTACCCGGCGGTACAGAAGGATATCATTGAAAAAACCACTCGGGAACTGTTGGATTCGGGAGTAATCCAGAATAGTCAAAGTTCATTTGCAGCCCCGGTAGTCCTGGTAAAAAAGAAAGACGGCCAATGGCGAATGTGTATGGATTATAGGCGTCTCAACGAAGCAACGGTAAAAGATAAGTTTCCTATTCCGCTTATTGATGAACTGTTAGATGAGTTAGCGGGAGCCTCTTTTTTCTCAAAGTTGGATTTACGGTCCGGGTACCACCAAGTTAGAATGGCAGTCGAAGATGTTCCGAAAACGGCATTTCGTACACATGAGGGCCACTatgagttccttgtcatgccttTCGGCTTGACAAATGCTCCGGCGACGTTTCAGGCTCTTATGAACCACATCTTTAAACCCATGCTTCGGAAAGGAGTGTTGGTTTTTTTTTGA